The following DNA comes from Gadus chalcogrammus isolate NIFS_2021 chromosome 12, NIFS_Gcha_1.0, whole genome shotgun sequence.
TATAGTTATACAGTATAGTTAGTCTGTACCAGAGATGGGACAAAGTCACTGTTTggcttcaatgggaccaactCAAAACGCAGTCAATATGAAACTGAAACTGTTATTCTGAAGAAAGCAGTCGGCAGAGtccaagtcatgtgactcgagtccacatctctggggtctcatttataaccgttgcgtacgcacaaaacggggctgaaattggcgtgactttccacgccaaggttgtgatctataaaaaaccaacttgacaggaaaatgtgcgcagccctaagcaaactctgacccatgcgtacgcatggtttggaggaaaggAGAATttgcgacacagatggtgtggtggtgaactgaagtcagaccgaagaattgtagagtgagaagaaccaTTAGGCCTAtgttatcatcgcccttcatacatttaatttcaacccgtatcatgcatTAAATCTATGtgatcagaataatttaagtcaactgcgttatttctcagttataactccagaaacatctccttagaatagaaataaaaaaaaatctctatatttaatcccgtcactccatactgtccactgacggcgcgactgcatggaataaagcatctgtccaacatgtgtcaataacatgctatttttatgtgacactgtaaacgcataatcaaatgtcaattaaaatcccaagtgtggaaaaccaagccacactcctcatcacaatcgttgtccgttactattgatgcttttcatgacaaataaggcattaaaaaggggttatgttcaagaacattttacgtgggtgattacaaactgattatccaccgacgatcccacgcacagttttataaatgagacccctggtctgtacactaccactaccactactaacGCTAGCAGTATACCAGTACTCCCAGTTCAGTCACCAGCACTCCCAGTCCAGTCACCAGTACTCCCAGTCCAGTCACCAGTCCGCTCACCTTGTGGTCTGTAGTCGGTCTGCGTCTCGCGGCTCTGTGTCCGCCGCGCCTCGCTGAggttctctgtctccatccttcCTCAGGCTGTGATActacataatatatatgatattatatataacataatatattcaatatatagaGCAGTCTGTGAGGGACTACGGTGACCCACTTTAATCTCTCCTTCCGACAACACGTCCACTTCCGAGTATGATGCGCACTGGAGACGCCACGATATGGGCAGGACCGACCTGTCACTGTGATGACAACGCCCCCTTTCTGAACGTCTCGGGTTATGGAAGTTTCGCCCCTTTGGAGTCATTttcccatttattttttatgcaagTTTTatcaatatatatctatatatcaatatctatatcaatatatatcaatatatatatatatatatatatatatatatatatatatatatatatatatatatatataatatatattatatatatatatataaagagagagagagagagagagagagagagagagagagagagagagagagagagagagagagagagagagagagatcaatatATTCCCAACCTATCATTAgatataggcaaggcaaggcaactatTTTGATATCGCACTTTTTATTCCCGAGACAGACTCAATGAATGTAGAGGGATGCTGTTCGAGtcagtccagcagggggcgctatAACATTTCCTCCATGATGTTAGGGTCCAGAGGAAGAAGAGCAGTGCCTTGTGCAACGCGGATGTAGAATCagactttatttactttatcaAATTCTATCATTTAAAGCACATCTAATCCTATAAACTACAACGCCGCCTAAGTATAACTAGCATAACCTCAGTCAATCATGTCAGTCGGAGGAGTCTCTCCTATTCCTGGGAGATGTGGATTCTTCGTGGAGAGGAAAAGACGGTTTTGTAAAATGATCGTTAGGACTGGAAACTCTTATTGTGGAGAGCATGCTGACGTGGTAAGTTATATATAATCATAtcatgtaatataatatatataatatatagataataatatataatatattttaatcaTTACAcggaataaaatataataaataataataatacacatgcatattggAAGTAGAAATTGTGGAGAACATGCTGACCTGCTAAGAttgtttatataataataatttatatattataataatatctatataatatataattgaatatacaaatataacatCACGTGGTGAGATGCTTTCTAATCATCTTATCTATTAAGCTGGAACAGAAAAGCTTAAGTGCTTGAAATAGTGAAAGGACCCATTTTAACACCAGGTGTGATAAGTAAAATAGGCCTTTTAAATCCTGCAATACATATATTAAACGATTTTCCTGAGTGCTATAAGCTTTACTTATCAGAACAACTGTTTGTCTTTAACACATGTCTGTCCTCAGATGTCTTTTCAGTTTTGTTGTGGTGTAGCCTGATTCAGTTTTCTGTTCAGGAGAATGGAAACTGTAGGCGAAGGATACCCTGCCCGCTGGATCCAAAACAGTAAGGACCTAACTCTGACCCGCAGTTCGTATTAATGTAGAATATATAATGCAGTTTGCATTCATATTCTGTGAATAAATCAGTTGTGAACTCATCCGTTTCTCTGATGCGCAGCACGGTATTTGAGGAGCAACTATCGAAACATCTACAAAAGTGCAACTCCAGGGAAAAACCCAAACCTGTAAGTGGAATTTAAAATGTGATTGATTATTTGAAAGATTTAAATGTTTTCCATTGTTATTAATTCATGCTTTAACCTTTGACTTCAGGTATATTATGAACAAAACATCAACGCGGGGTCCGGGGACGAAGAGACATCAGAGGACCAGGTACTGGTACGGAAATATcgatataatatatagtatataagaGATAATGAATGTAACACTAATTAAAGCGACATGGATTGTATATTAGGTTAATAACCTTATATTATTAACATACAGGTTATGCATACAGGTTATACATACAGGTTATACATACAGATGATTTAAACAGATATACATACGGTTTATACATACGGGTTATACATGCGGgttatacatttatacatacagGTTATACATACGGGTTATACAAACGCGTTATACAAACAGGTTAGTCATACAGGTTATACATAGAGGTTATGTAAACAGATATACATACGTTATACATACAGGTTATACAAACAGGTTATTTTGTTATACATTGTGATGTTGGCCATTTCAGTGGAGTGTCGCTGGCTGTATCCTGTTGAAGTGGATGATAATATTGTAGAATGTTTTACATTATGTAGAATGTTATTTATTATGGAAATAAATTCCTAATTTTAGGCTTTGGGACATCGCAGCAAAGCAGCGCTAGACTCACACCTGGAGAAGCTAAAGGCAGCCGCTGAAGGTAGGCTCGTTAATTATATTTACTACTAACcctactaccactaccactaccactactactgctactattacCACTTATacagccataccaccctgaacacgcccgatctcgtctgatctcgtctgatctcggaagctaagcagggtcgggcctggttagtacttggatgggagaccgcctgggaacaccaggtgctgtaagtggtgtcgggtggtggccaataggtggcactcttccctctggccccttcactcatcaatcccgatgccccagtgcagtgatggggacactgtgctgtggaaggtgccgtccttcggaggagacgtaaaaccgaggtcctgactcactgtggtcataaaagatcccaggacacttatcgcaaagagtaggggtttccccggtgtcctggcccaaccaggctccttcagtctggccccctaataatcctcctgtacaattggctgactcatcaattccctcactctccacctcaagctggtgtgtggtgagcgttctggcgcagattggctgccgtgcatcacccaagtgggtgctacacactggtggtggtgagttaggtcccccccttctgtaagcgtctttgggtcattgaaaagcgctatataaatataatgaattattattattaattattattaccactaacactactactactactactgcaactactactactactaccactactactactactactgctaccactactactgctgccactactactactactactattaccactactaccactgctaccaccactactactactgttacCACTGCTTcttctaccactactactactgctaccactactactgctgctactactactgctaccactactactactgctactattaccactactaccaccactactactactcttACCACTGcttctgctactactactactactgctactaacaGTATATTTGGGGTGTGGAAGATCTGGAGACTGAACGCTGAAAAGTGTGGACTTGGGACTTAACTTGACCCTCTTCTGTGAGATGAGAGttgactccctgctgtgagatGAGAGttgactccctgctgtgagaccAACTGGGTACAATGAGTGGCTGCTGGAAGTGGTGTCAGTTGGTGGCCagtaggtggcactcttccaTGTATCCTTAAcatcaatcccgatgccccagtgcagtgacgggacagtgtgctgtggaaggtgccgtccttcggaggagacatAAAACCGAGGTCcagactcactgaggtcataaaagatcccaggacacTTGACGCAAAGATTAGGGGATTCCCCGGTGTTCTTGCTAAAactgcccaaccaggctcattcaatctgccCCCTGATCATCCCCCTGTATAGTTTGCTGCTCctttaattccctcactctccacctcaagctggtgtgtggtgagagttgtggcgcagattggctgccgtgcatcaccccagTGGGTGCTATACCCTGGTGGTGGACTTGTAAAGCGCTTTTGGGACTTGAAAAGTACTGTATAaattccattattattattattataggttTAGAGGGGTTAGGACTGCTTGGAGGTTTAGGTTTaggtcgggttagggttagagaatataagggttagggttagagaggtTAGACAGGTTAGGATTAGAAAGGtgagagaggttagggttagagaagTTAGGACTGCTTGGAGGATTGGGTTTAGGTCAggatagggttaggttagggtaaggTCTGCTTAGAGGCTGTGATAAActattgttagggttagggcattGTTTGTTTTCCGGTTGGGGATAATGGGGTGGACTTCAGTGTGTCTTCTTGATGAGATGACAAACATAGAAATGAAAGGAACCAAGGATGATGAGTGGTGTAGATGATCCACAGAGCAGTAAGCTCTGGCTGATAGGGGAGCCACTAACAGAAATAATAAGAATAGTCTGAgtctaactaactaactaactagctTCTGGTAACTTGTAGCTTTTGGGGAGAAGCTGGAGGACAGCATTTTGTCCCATCCTGTTCTGACAGAACAACTTCACGATCCAAACAACGGCGACTCTGCATTGAAACACTTGAAGCAACAGGTATTAACGTACTTAAACCTGTTATCCATTATTAAGCTTAACCCACTTACCTTAGTTGGTTAACTAACTAGGGTTAATTAACCCTAAACCCTGATATTGAACAAATCCAACAGGCATCCATATTAGGAAACATGGAGGAGATTGGATTGCTGGGATCCAACAGATGTTTTGTTGAGTTTGGAGCTGGGAAGGGCAAACTATCTCACTGGATCCGTGAAGCCGTGAAGGGACACAACGACCATCACTTCCTCCTGGTGGAGAGATCCAGCACACGCTTCAAGGTTTGAAGCCATCTCATTCAAGTATTCCTCTCTGATCTCGTTCTTATCGTCAGCTGGGGTGAGGGTTAGTGATGCTGTATTACACAAAGCGACCATGGCTTTGTTCATGGCATATAATACAGAGAGAAGTATTATTTaatgattatatattataaaccatatatatatataactgttTGCAGGTGGATGGAAAACACCAACAAGCTGATGGTAGATTTGAGCGTCTGCAGGTGGACATCCAGCATCTGGATCTAGGTAGGGATTCACTGGGTCTAGAACCCTAACCCGTAACCTAACCCGTACCCTAACCCGTACCCTTCTCTAATTTCACACAAAAGTGAATGTTATGACGTTTCTGTTGTACGATTTGTGGGTCGAGTGATGTGATGACTGTGGTATGACTTGTACGTCAAGTGATGACTGGTATGACTTGGAGGTCGAGTGATGACTGGTATGACTTAGAGGTCGAGTGATGACTGGTATGACTTAGAGGTCAAGTGATGACTGTGGTATGACTTAGAGGTCAAGTGATTACTGGTATGACTTGGAGGTCGAGTGATGGCTGGTATGACTTGGAGGTTGAGTGATTACTGGTATGACTTGGAGGTTGAGTGATGACTGGTATGACTTGGAGGTCGAGTGATGGCTGGTATGACTTGGAGGTCGAGTGATGGCTGGTATGACTTGGAGGTTGAGTGATGACTGGTATGACTTGGAGGTTGAGTGATGACTGGTATGACTTGGAGGTTGAGTGATGACTGGTATGACTTAGAGGTCAAGTGATGACTGGTATGACTTGGAGGTCGAGTGATGGCTGGTATGACTTGTAGGTTGAGTGATGGTTCTGGTAGGACTTGTAGGTTGAGCGATGGTTCTGGTATGACCTGTAGGTTGAGCGATGGTTCTGGTAGGACCTGTAGGTTGAGCGATGGTTGTGGTATGACTTGTAGGTTGAGCGATGGTTCTTGTATGACTTGCA
Coding sequences within:
- the trmt13 gene encoding tRNA:m(4)X modification enzyme TRM13 homolog isoform X1; the encoded protein is MSVGGVSPIPGRCGFFVERKRRFCKMIVRTGNSYCGEHADVENGNCRRRIPCPLDPKHTVFEEQLSKHLQKCNSREKPKPVYYEQNINAGSGDEETSEDQALGHRSKAALDSHLEKLKAAAEAFGEKLEDSILSHPVLTEQLHDPNNGDSALKHLKQQASILGNMEEIGLLGSNRCFVEFGAGKGKLSHWIREAVKGHNDHHFLLVERSSTRFKVDGKHQQADGRFERLQVDIQHLDLGRVPLLMETRVRLVGVGKHLCGSATDLALRCLFEGVASETAPPCKRSRYQEEPAPPSPRPAPPSPRPAPPSPHPAPPSPHPAPPSRADVCGVAIALCCHHRCAWRPYVGKQFFRENGLGASEFAAFRRMSSWATCNGCPDDQSRDHDGDVEPSDKDILNGVLSAEERGRVGRLCKRLIDHGRVCYLQSKGFMTKLQYYTTPQTTLENVLLTAVPPQPADDEESTRGASRE
- the trmt13 gene encoding tRNA:m(4)X modification enzyme TRM13 homolog isoform X2; translated protein: MSVGGVSPIPGRCGFFVERKRRFCKMIVRTGNSYCGEHADVENGNCRRRIPCPLDPKHTVFEEQLSKHLQKCNSREKPKPVYYEQNINAGSGDEETSEDQVLALGHRSKAALDSHLEKLKAAAEAFGEKLEDSILSHPVLTEQLHDPNNGDSALKHLKQQASILGNMEEIGLLGSNRCFVEFGAGKGKLSHWIREAVKGHNDHHFLLVERSSTRFKVDGKHQQADGRFERLQVDIQHLDLGRVPLLMETRVRLVGVGKHLCGSATDLALRCLFEGVASETAPPCKRSRYQEEPAPPSPRPAPPSPRPAPPSPHPAPPSPHPAPPSRADVCGVAIALCCHHRCAWRPYVGKQFFRENGLGASEFAAFRRMSSWATCNGCPDDQSRDHDGDVEPSDKDILNGVLSAEERGRVGRLCKRLIDHGRVCYLQSKGFMTKLQYYTTPQTTLENVLLTAVPPQPADDEESTRGASRE